A window from Triticum aestivum cultivar Chinese Spring chromosome 6D, IWGSC CS RefSeq v2.1, whole genome shotgun sequence encodes these proteins:
- the LOC123143897 gene encoding indole-2-monooxygenase-like, translating into MAAQTVLPLLLSPQALLLYLLLIPVLLLLRATNRRSAGERAAADNHGGRPLPSPPNKLPLIGHLHLVGPDPHVSLAALAAKHGDGGLLLLRLGQTRALVVSSPRAAEAVLRTHDHVFASRPPNALADALLDGGADVAFAPYGEFWRQARRLVTTHLLSARKVHSLRRGREEEARLVMAKIQGAAAAGAPVDMTRLLGSFTNDVACRAVSGKFFREEGRNELFREAIDGNVAAFGGFNLLDYFPGLAKVGVLARLVFARTSRLKRKWDELLDKIIDDHVSKKASPQQHHGHDQQEDQEADFVDVLLSLQEEYSLTRQHTKAILMDMFVAGTDTSYIVLECAMAELMRKPNPMAKLQAEVRENTPKGQQIVTEDDLGNMAYLKAVVKETLRLHPPAPLLLPHLSMAECDIGGYKVPAETRVIVNAWALGRDPGSWEAVDEFMPERFVDVVSPDFKGWDFQFLPFGAGRRICPGINFGMASVEIMLANLVYCYDWELPDGMQQEDLDMTSVFDMTMRRKEKLFLLPRTRC; encoded by the exons ATGGCGGCTCAAACAGTGCTACCACTGCTCTTATCTCCCCAAGCACTATTGCTCTATCTCTTGCTCATCCctgtgctcctcctcctccgggcAACAAACAGGCGATCGGCCGGCGAGCGAGCCGCAGCGGACAACCATGGGGGCCGTCCCCTCCCTTCGCCTCCGAACAAGCTCCCTCTCATCGGCCACCTGCACCTGGTCGGCCCCGACCCGCacgtctccctcgccgccctcgccgccaaGCACGGCGACGGCGGCCTCCTGCTCCTCCGCCTGGGCCAGACGCGCGCCCTCGTCGTCTCCTCCCCGCGCGCCGCCGAGGCGGTCCTGCGCACGCACGACCACGTCTTCGCCTCGCGGCCGCCGAACGCGCTCGCCGACGCCCTCCTGGACGGCGGCGCCGACGTCGCCTTCGCCCCCTACGGCGAGTTCTGGCGGCAGGCCAGGAGGCTGGTCACCACGCACCTGCTCAGCGCCAGGAAGGTGCACTCGCTCCgccgcggccgcgaggaggaggcgcgcctggtgATGGCCAAGATCCAGGgggcggccgccgccggcgcccccgTGGACATGACGAGGCTGCTCGGCAGCTTCACCAACGACGTAGCGTGCCGTGCCGTGTCCGGGAAGTTCTTCCGGGAGGAAGGCCGGAACGAGCTGTTCAGGGAGGCGATCGACGGGAACGTGGCCGCGTTTGGCGGGTTCAACCTGCTGGACTACTTCCCGGGCCTGGCCAAGGTGGGCGTGCTCGCGCGACTGGTGTTTGCCAGGACCAGTCGGTTAAAGAGGAAATGGGACGAGCTGCTCGATAAGATCATCGACGACCATGTCAGCAAAAAGGCATCGCCACAGCAACACCATGGGCACGATCAGCAAGAAGATCAAGAGGCAGACTTCGTCGATGTGCTCCTCAGTCTTCAGGAGGAGTACAGTCTCACCAGACAGCATACCAAGGCCATATTGATG GATATGTTTGTGGCAGGCACAGATACATCATACATAGTTCTCGAGTGTGCCATGGCTGAGCTCATGCGAAAGCCGAACCCCATGGCCAAACTTCAAGCTGAGGTGAGGGAAAATACACCCAAGGGCCAACAAATAGTGACCGAGGACGACTTGGGCAACATGGCCTACCTAAAGGCCGTCGTGAAGGAGACGCTCCGGCTACACCCACCAGCGCCGCTCCTCCTCCCGCACCTCTCCATGGCCGAATGCGACATCGGCGGTTATAAAGTCCCCGCAGAAACCCGTGTGATCGTAAACGCTTGGGCTCTTGGTAGAGACCCTGGATCGTGGGAGGCTGTCGACGAGTTCATGCCGGAGAGGTTTGTGGACGTCGTGTCCCCCGACTTCAAAGGGTGGGATTTTCAGTTTCTGCCGTTTGGAGCTGGGCGAAGGATATGTCCCGGGATAAATTTTGGGATGGCGTCTGTGGAGATCATGCTCGCCAACCTTGTCTATTGTTATGATTGGGAGCTCCCGGACGGCATGCAACAAGAGGACCTGGATATGACTAGTGTGTTTGACATGACGATGCGTCGGAAGGAGAAGTTATTTCTTCTCCCGAGAACAAGATGTTAA